A stretch of Castanea sativa cultivar Marrone di Chiusa Pesio chromosome 2, ASM4071231v1 DNA encodes these proteins:
- the LOC142623273 gene encoding uncharacterized protein LOC142623273 — translation MAGHSESSRREKKSGEATNEIPTFNAENLQTNMKAIYYSRTFLSIIGGVIAGILGFTSLTGFIFYFLVMAITSVGLIAKSGFSIHSYFDSWNRVIFDGFLSGLMSFVLFWTFAYDMVHIF, via the exons ATGGCAGGACATAGTGAATCAAgtagaagagagaagaaatcaGGTGAGGCCACCAATGAAATACCAACCTTCAATGCTGAGAATTTGCAGACTAATATGAAAGCTATCTATTACAG CCGGACTTTTCTGTCAATCATTGGTGGGGTCATTGCTGGAATATTAGGTTTCACAAGCTTGACTGGgtttatcttctatttccttGTCATGGCAATCACTTCAGTTGGGCTAATAGCAAAGTCAGGGTTTTCAATCCATTCATACTTTGATAGCTGGAACCGGGTTATATTTGATGGCTTTTTGAGCGGGCTCATG tCCTTCGTACTTTTCTGGAC ATTTGCTTATGACATGGTACACATATTCTGA
- the LOC142623886 gene encoding uncharacterized protein LOC142623886, with the protein MYLKEGCSLLLKVHKPSIPFVLNTNPILNPTKPQVEQSPPLVRENDVVNRLSRERDIVMALEYFKSIANSGTFKHTPLTYRTMIEKLSWENDQTDGVQYLLHQMKLEGIHCSEDLFVGVIKCFCRAGLAEQALKTFYRIREFGCKPTVKIYNHVLDALLSEDRFQMINPIYSNMKRDGMEPNVFTYNILLKALCKKDRVDSACKLLVEMSSKGCSPDVVSYTTVVSALCKHGKVEKARDLVMRFEPNTAVYNALINGVCREYKFEEAFGLLSEMVDKGVDANVITYSTVISSLCDVGNIGLCLAVLAQMFRRGCTPNIYTFSSLIKGHFLGGRQYEALELWNRMIQEGSVPNVVAYNILIHGLCSNGNMGKAVSVCNEMERNGCPPNVTTYSTLIDGFAKSGNLVGASETWNKMIAHGCHPNAVVYTCMVDVLSRNSMFNQAYFLIENMNTEACLPNTVTFNAFIKGLCDSGRIDRALKVLGQMERCGCFPNITTYNELLDGLFKVNRFREAFALAREIEESGIGQNLVTYNTILYGFCLAGMPHETLQLLGKMLLGGIKPDGITYNIIIYAYCKQGKVKSAIKVLNRNSSAEEWHPDIITYTTLIWGISNWLGIEEAIVFLHKMLNEGIYPNLTTWNVLVRCFFSNFGHMRPIHILDDILGNGLDT; encoded by the coding sequence ATGTATTTGAAAGAAGGGTGTTCCTTATTGTTGAAAGTCCACAAACCTTCAATCCCATTTGTGctaaacacaaacccaattcTCAATCCCACCAAACCCCAAGTTGAACAAAGCCCACCCCTCGTCAGAGAAAACGACGTTGTAAACAGGTTGAGTCGCGAGCGTGACATAGTTATGGCCTTGGAGTATTTCAAGTCCATAGCCAATTCAGGAACTTTCAAACACACCCCATTAACGTACCGGACTATGATCGAAAAACTCAGTTGGGAAAACGATCAAACAGATGGTGTGCAATACCTATTGCACCAAATGAAGTTGGAGGGAATTCACTGCTCCGAGGACTTGTTTGTGGGTGTGATAAAATGTTTTTGCCGAGCTGGGTTGGCCGAGCAAGCGTTGAAGACTTTTTATAGGATTAGGGAATTTGGGTGCAAGCCGACAGTGAAGATATACAATCATGTTTTGGATGCATTGCTTAGTGAAGATAGGTTTCAGATGATTAATCCGATATATAGTAATATGAAGAGAGATGGGATGGAGCCGAATGTGTTTACATATAACATTCTTTTGAAGGCATTGTGTAAGAAGGATAGGGTTGATAGTGCTTGCAAGTTGCTTGTGGAAATGTCAAGTAAAGGGTGCTCTCCTGATGTTGTGAGCTATACTACTGTAGTGTCTGCATTGTGCAAGCATGGTAAGGTGGAGAAAGCAAGGGATCTTGTCATGAGGTTTGAACCCAACACTGCAGTTTATAATGCATTGATAAATGGGGTTTGCAGGGAATACAAGTTTGAGGAGGCATTTGGGTTGTTATCTGAGATGGTGGATAAGGGAGTTGATGCTAATGTCATCACATACTCAACAGTTATTAGTTCTCTTTGTGATGTGGGGAATATTGGGTTGTGTCTTGCAGTTTTGGCCCAAATGTTTAGAAGAGGATGTACTCccaatatttacacatttagtTCCTTAATAAAGGGACATTTCTTAGGAGGGAGGCAGTATGAAGCTCTTGAATTGTGGAATCGAATGATTCAGGAGGGATCTGTGCCCAATGTTGTTGCATACAATATTCTAATACATGGTCTCTGCTCCAATGGGAATATGGGTAAAGCTGTATCTGTTTGCAATGAAATGGAGAGAAATGGCTGTCCTCCCAATGTGACTACATATAGCACTCTTATTGATGGCTTTGCAAAATCTGGAAACTTGGTTGGTGCATCTGAGACATGGAACAAGATGATAGCCCATGGTTGTCATCCAAATGCTGTGGTGTATACCTGCATGGTAGATGTCCTCTCAAGGAATTCTATGTTCAACCAAGCTTATTTTCTTATAGAGAATATGAATACTGAAGCTTGTCTGCCAAATACGGTTACATTCAATGCTTTTATCAAAGGGTTATGTGACAGTGGAAGAATAGACAGGGCTCTTAAAGTGCTTGGTCAGATGGAGAGATGTGGGTGTTTTCCGAACATCACAACATATAATGAGCTCTTGGATGGTCTCTTTAAAGTAAACAGATTCAGAGAAGCTTTTGCGCTTGCTAGGGAGATAGAAGAGAGTGGGATTGGGCAGAATTTGGTGACTTATAATACCATTTTGTATGGATTTTGTCTTGCTGGTATGCCTCATGAGACTTTGCAGCTTCTTGGGAAAATGCTTCTAGGGGGGATAAAGCCTGATGGCATTACATATAACATAATAATTTATGCCTACTGTAAGCAGGGAAAGGTTAAGTCTGCCATCAAAGTTTTGAACAGAAATAGTTCAGCAGAAGAGTGGCATCCAGACATAATAACGTACACTACTCTTATATGGGGGATCTCTAATTGGTTAGGCATTGAAGAAGCCATTGTTTTTCTTCACAAGATGTTAAATGAAGGAATCTACCCCAACCTTACCACCTGGAATGTGTTAGTCCGCTGTTTCTTTAGCAACTTTGGTCATATGAGGCCAATTCACATTCTAGATGATATCCTGGGTAATGGATTAGATACATGA
- the LOC142623204 gene encoding ferritin-like catalase Nec2, producing MSLATSIVTTIALLILFLLPKSYSSEITKSNSSLLEVDVDLLEFPLNLEYLEAEFFLYGALGYGLDKFAPNLTLGGPTPIGGKRANLGPFTRDVIKQFALQEVGHLRAIQSTVKGFPRPLLNLSAESFAKVVDSAFETKLVPCFDPYRNGLNFLLASYLIPYVGLTGYVGASAKLQDPKSKRLVAGLLGVESGQDAVIRALLYKYKNIKVRPYGKTVAEFTSRFSQLRDKLGNAGVKDEGLVVPKDEGAEGLITGNVLAGDKYSVAYDRTPEEILRIVYGSGDERKPGGFYPKGADGRIAKSHLSKAY from the exons ATGTCTCTAGCTACTTCCATTGTCACTACAATTGCATTACTTATCCTCTTCCTCCTTCCAAAATCTTATTCTTCCGAAATCACAAAATCTAATTCCTCACTCCTAGAGGTTGATGTTGATCTTTTGGAATTTCCTCTAAACTTAGAGTACCTTGAAGCTGAATTCTTCTTGTATGGCGCTTTGGGTTATGGCCTGGATAAATTTGCACCAAATTTAACCTTGGGAGGTCCAACACCCATCGGCGGTAAACGTGCAAATCTAGGACCCTTTACTAGAGATGTCATTAAGCAGTTTGCTCTCCAAGAAGTTGGACACCTAAG GGCAATTCAAAGTACAGTTAAAGGATTCCCAAGGCCATTGTTGAATTTGAGTGCTGAATCATTTGCTAAGGTGGTGGATAGCGCATTTGAAACAAAATTGGTCCCTTGTTTTGACCCTTACAGAAATGGCCTTAACTTTCTCCTTGCATCCTATCTTATTCCCTATGTTGGGCTCACGGGGTATGTTGGAGCAAGCGCCAAACTCCAAGATCCTAAGTCTAAGAGG CTTGTTGCTGGCCTTTTGGGTGTGGAATCAGGCCAGGATGCAGTTATTCGTGCATTGCTATATAAGTACAAAAATATCAAGGTTAGGCCATATGGGAAAACTGTTGCAGAGTTTACCAGCCGCTTTTCACAGCTCAGGGATAAGCTAGGAAATGCAGGTGTAAAAGATGAAGGCCTTGTGGTTCCTAAGGATGAGGGCGCTGAGGGATTAATTACAGGCAATGTGCTTGCTGGGGACAAATACTCAGTTGCATATGACAGAACTCCCGAGGAGATATTGAGGATTGTATATGGGAGTGGCGATGAGCGCAAACCTGGGGGTTTCTATCCAAAGGGAGCTGATGGTCGTATTGCCAAATCTCATTTGTCTAAAGCTTACTAG